The genomic stretch GGAAGTATCTTCCCATCGGCTCCTCCCTGAGTCCCCATGGAGGGGGACCCTGGGGCCAGCAGGGGTATAACTGAGGGAGGGACCCGGAAGAGCTCGTTTATCGGCTAGAGGGAGAAACATCTGAGTAGCTTCAGTGACTCTGCCTGGTTCTGACGCCCTCTTGCCCTCTATTTTCATCACCTGAGGGAAGCCCAGGCCTTGTCCACAGGTGAGCAAAGAGCAAGGGCCCCGAGTGGTCcctggtggagggaggaagggtctcGGTGAGTACCAGTTTCAACAGCGCAGTGGGGTTTGTCAACAATTGTTCCCATCTCAAGAGGCCTTGGTTTtcctatctgtgaaatgggaggaaACATCATCACTCTGGGCTTTTTGGCAAGGGATGAGGCAGGCACAAAAGTGAACAGCCCAAGATAATGGGAATGTGGGTGAGTGTACTTGAGGGAGCAGTGGGTTTGTGAAATCGAGAATGTTTGTGTGCTTGAAtgtgagagagtgggagagagggacagagagaaagggacagattaTAGGAGTCACTGTGTGAATGAGTGGGGGTTTGGGAGTGGAagagtgtatatggagggggtgtATGTGAGAGAGTTTGTGGATGGGTGGTGTATGTGGAGAGGGTGTATGCGAGAGAGTCAGTGGGAGAGTGGCATGTGTAGAGTGGGCGTATGTGAGAAAGAGTTTGGGGGTGGGTGTGCCTGTGGATATACTTGCATGTGCACTGTTGATGGGTCACTGTTTGTTATTCCAGTAACATGATCCAGAGTCCTGGGGTTTCAAGAGGAGGCTGGGACCTGCCGGCACCCCGCCCTTGTTCTGACTCCCTGAATCTCTCCCCCAGGTTAAAGAATTTCTCCACCAAGTCAGAGACTCTCTCTGCCATATCAGGAAGTATCTCCATCGTGTCAGAAGAAGTCTCTTCCCCAGGTCAGAAAGACTCTCAGACATTTCAGGGAATATCTTCCCCAGATCAGAGGAAGCATCTTCCCCAGATCAGAGAGTCTTTCTGTCATGTTAGGGAGCATCCACTATTcaatcaaatcagtcagtggaatttgttgagtgcagagcactgtagtaagcacttggagactgcaatacaatagaattagtagacataatccctgcccacaagtagcttacagtctagagagggaaacagacaataaaataaactgcTCATAGAGGGAATGAGAGACAATAAGGACACTTATATAAGTGCTATGttggtgattatcaagtgcttcagCAGTACAAATCCAAGCAgtatgcgtagtggatagagcacgggcctgggagtcagaaggtcatgtgttctaatcccggctctgccacttgtctgctatgtgaccttggacaaatcacttgacttctctgggcctcagttactgattgtgagccccacgtgggacaacctgactaccttgtatctaccccagcacttagaacagtgcctggcacatagtaagcgcttaacaaataccataattattattattattattattattaaatgcaaaggcaacacagcaggTAGGAGTGAAACGAATAgcaaaaaatgagggcttagtcagaggaagcctcttgaaggagatttaattgtaggagggctttgaaggtggggagagtgatggtccatCAGATCTGAAGGGGGAAGTTGTTCCAtgccaggggaaggatgtgggcaaggggtagacTGCAGACTGCAGACAgcagagactgagatacagtgagtaggctggagttagaggagctagGTAAGTGTTCTGGTTTGTAGCAGATCCGCTGAGTGAGTGCCTTTAAATTGATGGTAAGGATTTTTgtgtgatatggagatggatgagcagcaAGTGAAGGTTTATGAGGAGTGGCGAGatatggattgaattttttttttgaaaaaccatccgggcagcagaattaaataagaactagagtggggaaagacaggaggcaaggaggtcagcaaagagactgatgtagtaataatgttggtatttgttaagcacttactatgtgccgagcactgttctaagcgctggggtagctacagggtaatcaggttgtcccacgtgaggctcacagttaatccccattttacagatgaggtaactgaggcccagagaagttaagtgacttgcccacagtcacacagctgacaagtggcagagccaggattcgaacctatgacctctgactcccatgcccgggctcttgccactgagccttgctgcttctctagtaataatagtagtaatcgaAGCAGGATGATTGGATGCTTGGATCTGCGTGAGGGCAGTTTGGATAAAGAGATAAAGGCAGACTTAAGAGATGATGAGACGGtagaatgacaggatttagtgacaaattgaatttgagagttgaatgagaaagatgagtctagagtactgccaaggttacgggcttatgagataaggaggatagtgatgttgtcaacagcgatgggagagtcagggggaaaATAGCATTTGAGTACCTCCTCCAGGTCAAATAGTCTCTCCCCAAGGTTTTAGAGTCTCTCCTCCTTCAGAGAATCTCTCCCTGCTGTCAGAGAGCCTCTTTTCAGGCGGTCAGGCAGTCCCTTCCCTGTCAGAAAGCCTCTCCTTGTGTCAAAgagtgtctctccctctgtcagaGGGAATCTCTCTCCCATGTTAGAGGGTCTCTCTTCCCCATGACAGGGAGCTCCAGAAAGAGGGCTAGGCCCCAGGAGTGACTGTCAGAGAACCCCGTATCTACGGgcaccccggggccgggggaggcaaaGGGATGTCCAAATGGGCAGTGTCCCatgaccctcttctctccctccccgattCCGCCAGGCCTCCAGATCCCAGCCTGCCCTCATGGGCATGGCTGACGAGAACCGCACGGCCCTGACGGAGttcctccttctcagtttctccgACTTCCCGGACCTGCGAACCCCCCTCTTCAGCGGAGTGCTGGCCGCCTACCTGGCCACCCTTCTGGGCAACGCGCTCATCATCCGCGTCACGCTGGTCGACCGTGCGCtccactctcccatgtacttCCTGCTGCGCCACTTGTCGTTCCTCGAGATCCTCTACACCACGGATGTGGTGCCCAAGACACTGGTCGACCTGCTGGCCCTCCGACCGGCCATCTCCTTCGGCGGCTGTGCAGCCCAGATGTTCTTCTTCATCGTCCTGGGCATCACCGAATGCTGCCTGCTGACCGCCATGGCCTACGACCGCTACGTCGCCATCTGCCGTCCTCTCCACTACCCTCGGCTACTCAGTCGGCCGGCCTGCCTGCGCCTAGTGGGGACCTCCTGGGTCCTGGGGGTCCTTACGGCCTCCACCCACACCTCCCTCatcttctccctgcctttccgCGGGACCCCTACCATCCACCACTTCCTGTGTGACATTCTGCCCGTGCTGCGTCTGGCCGGATCTGGTCGGCAGCACAGCGAGGCCTCCGTGCTAGCAGCCACCGTGGTATTCATCCTGGCCCCTTTCTCCCTAATCGTCGCCTCTTACGCCCGCATTGCCGCCGCCATCCTCCGCCTGGCCTCGTCCTCGGGCCGCCGCCGggccttctccacctgctcctcgcACCTCCTGGCCGTCTCGCTCTTCTTCCTCACCACCAGCGTCACCTACCTCCGGCCGCGGGCCTCCTCCTCTGTCGCCACCGACAGGGTGCTAAGTCTCTTCTACACCGTGGTCACCCCCATGCTCAACCCTGTCATCTACACCCTCAGGAACAAAGAGGTGGTGGGAGCCTTGGACCGCATGTTGAGGAAGCAGAGGCCGGGGGTCGGGTGGGGAGGTGCTCTCTTGGCTCTCTCCTCTCGAGGGTTTTGAGGGATAGGATCTTCTCCTCTGGGGATTCAGGCTCCTTCCCACTCGCTCGAGAGGATCCCAGGAGCGAGGCAGGAGACAGTGgggctcaagcagcgtggcttagtagatagaacacagacttgggagtcggaggtcatgggttctaatcccatccgccacttgtcagctgtgtgactttgagcaagtcacttaacttctctgtgcctcatctgtaaaatagggattaagactgtgggccccccgtgggacagcctgattaccttgtatcttccccagcgcttagaacagtgtttgacacgtagtaagcgtttaacaaataccataatcatcatcatcgtggagAGGGGGATCTGACTCCCTGGGTGACCTCGATGAGCTGCAGCTGGGGGGATAGAGGTTAGACCAAGGGACTGTTGAGAGAACTCCGGGTGTGTTTCGGGGAAAGCAGGGGAGTTTCCTTCTCTAGAGAGGCTGACGGGGGAGGGTGATCCCCCTAGGAGGCAAGCGGATTAACTAAATGACCTCAGGGGGTGGGGCGATTAGTGGTCGTGTGGCGACTAAACCGGGGACCAATTAAGGTCCCGGGGCCATGGAGAAGGAGCGGTCCAGGTGGCGAAGATTGAAACTGGGTTTCTCccaatccctcccaccctctccgcctcccccagAAAGAGGGACCTTCGCTCGGAACCAAGGACAGCAGTTTGGGCTCCCTGTGATCTCGGGCTGCGCCTAGGCGAGCGGTAAAACGCGCTGCGCACAAGGACGGGGGTCGGGCTCCTCCCACCACAGCCCCACAAGCCGACACCGCGTCGACCAGTTGAAAGAGAGTCaccgtccctccctcccacagagaagggtgtgtgtggatgtctgtgtgtgtgtgagagagagaggaagagagagaaacctGTAGAAATGTGTTCTTGGGAGTGTGTTTATCTGGATATGTTTGTGAGcctgtggaggggggaggggtgtgggtgtgtgtttgtgtgagtttgtgtgtgtgtcggggaagCGAAGTGGTGAGGCAGGAAAAGATTAAGTGGTTCTGGAGCCAAAGTGAAAGAGAGCAAGACTAAGGGTTGATCTTAGAACTCCCCTACCCTGTCAGAActctgctctcaatcaatcagtcaatcaattaatggtattcattgagcacttactgtgtgcaaagcacttccctAAACAGTTCCCCTGACTTGCCTCCCTGAccagctcccccaaccccctctcagCCAGCCACGACCCTCACCACAACCTCCCCCAATTCACACTGAATTCTCATGTTACAGACGACCCCCAAAACAATCCCAATTAAAGGTTAATCTAGGTTGTCGCTTTTGCTTGCCAggagccctccctgcctcctgggaaCTCCTTGCACTCTGACAAGACACGTTCAATTCAAGTTTGTTTGGTCAGCCACTTCCTATGGGTCCAAGTGGCTCCAAGCCCTGAGCACATGCTCCACAAGGAGAAAGGATAAGTGGATGTTGCTATCTTGCAGTTACCCATGTGAAATTAAGGACCAGTACCAAACTAAGGTATGTCTGAGGTTAAGGCAGAACTTTGCTTTAAAATTCCTGTTTCCTCCTTACTGTTACTATTAGATTATGTCCCCCAGACTGAGGAAAACTTCAGATTCTGGCTATTACGCTTCTGTATAGacaataaatacttttatatcTCTTTTTCTACAAAGTCCGAGGAGTCTGTCGTTGTGAACTCCTCACCTCGACATTGAGGCAACCCAATCAGCTGCAGGTGAACCCTGCAGGGAGCAGGCCGGCAGTAACCACGCGACCCGCCTTCAAAGTTTCCCATACCctcagggataataatgataataataataataatagttttgcaaCCTCTTCGCGGGGTCTCTAGGCAGGCCAGGTGAGGAGCACTGAATATGGGGAGCCACAGAGTTTGGGACTTCCCTTAGATTTCGAGGCCGGGGCAACAAGAGGGGTGAGCTACCCTGTCAAACGTCAGGGAACTGGGATCGGGAGGAAGCAGAGACGGACAAGAGGCCGGGCCGCATCGGCGGGGATTAACACTTTTAATAAATAGAACCCCGAACCCTGACCGGAGAACggacctggggggcagggaggaggggaggggccgggatatAAGGCACTTTGCTGGGAGACAGAAGCCCCGGGAGATCCAGGGAGAAGGGTTCCGTTGGCAAAGAGTTAATGGaagcagaagagggaagggaaggaaccaGAAATTCCCTCGGCCTCCCGCTCCCGGGCTGGGCAGCTTCATGCCAGGTTGAAGCCAGCAACGGGCACGGGACAGGGGAATGGGGCAGCGAGAATGGGGAggggcttccaggagaagggggatagAACACAGTATATTTCCGAGGAAAAGAACCCGGAAGGGAAgggccaggagagggaggggaaacccGTACTCTCACCTACCCCTCCCCGCCAGAGCAAGCTAGCCCggaatggggaggggcggggtttgGCTCAAAAAGGGGCTTGACCACCCGAACCCCTCCAGGGGGCTCTGGGCTTcccctcccccgactccccaAAGCCATCTCAATGCTGGGCAGGGGTTGGGGCGAGGCTAAGCGGTGCCCGGGGCTAGGTGCCCATCAGTGCCCTCGCCCCAGTTGGTACTCCAGTCCTTCCGCTGGATCGTGCCCGT from Ornithorhynchus anatinus isolate Pmale09 chromosome 10, mOrnAna1.pri.v4, whole genome shotgun sequence encodes the following:
- the LOC100087808 gene encoding olfactory receptor 10P1, whose amino-acid sequence is MADENRTALTEFLLLSFSDFPDLRTPLFSGVLAAYLATLLGNALIIRVTLVDRALHSPMYFLLRHLSFLEILYTTDVVPKTLVDLLALRPAISFGGCAAQMFFFIVLGITECCLLTAMAYDRYVAICRPLHYPRLLSRPACLRLVGTSWVLGVLTASTHTSLIFSLPFRGTPTIHHFLCDILPVLRLAGSGRQHSEASVLAATVVFILAPFSLIVASYARIAAAILRLASSSGRRRAFSTCSSHLLAVSLFFLTTSVTYLRPRASSSVATDRVLSLFYTVVTPMLNPVIYTLRNKEVVGALDRMLRKQRPGVGWGGALLALSSRGF